The following coding sequences lie in one Bacillus rossius redtenbacheri isolate Brsri chromosome 13, Brsri_v3, whole genome shotgun sequence genomic window:
- the LOC134538153 gene encoding sex determination protein fruitless-like isoform X3 — translation MPTNFKARPGLASRSAAGCQMYDHGAGARAPGECCFKWGDYPADVANMFLEVLRAQCMVDVTVCAEGRHLHAHRIVLSACSAYLQEILSCTDDAHPVLILSGISFDDVQSVIEFMYQGEISVGADRIKSVLNTAEELQIRGLMGVSSHFVEEEGATLPEESPPEHVEASNEAEVADREPGTSEVIEPRSSDEMGQDEDEAKGTVNLTKYDDKKRRCRRKSCRKDYSEEALAAALEELRAGRSLVSTAGEHGIPRSTLYVRARSQGIQLAVCRRGHRGDRVQAAIKAVTDGASLQRAAEQYQIPKTVLWRNVRKQLGARPPPAGPAGLRRKTYDEEKRRAAVRALEQGDNLTRVSHQYQIPKTTLFREKTRLVETGRLPWSCLKRRGPYLDCFKRSRLGEAVAACQDGRMSQAAASVTFQVPKTTIWRRLQERGGGSGHPGRRGGTLKVEAVDEDEPAPVQQFAFSQSETEETEEPETVDSENIEIVGSDNITDENESMANEDVT, via the exons ATGCCAACCAATTTCAAG GCGAGACCAGGGCTCGCGTCCCGAAGCGCAGCGGGCTGCCAGATGTACGACCACGGGGCGGGCGCGAGGGCGCCCGGGGAGTGCTGCTTCAAGTGGGGCGACTACCCCGCGGACGTGGCCAACATGTTTCTGGAGGTGCTCCGGGCGCAGTGCATGGTGGACGTCACGGTCTGCGCGGAGGGACGCCACCTGCATGCTCACCGCATCGTGCTCTCCGCCTGCAGCGCGTACCTGCAG GAGATTCTGTCTTGCACTGACGATGCCCATCCTGTCCTCATTTTGAGTGGGATCAGTTTTGACGACGTTCAGTCAGTTATCGAATTCATGTATCAGGGAGAGATCAGCGTTGGAGCCGATCGCATAAAGTCTGTCTTAAATACAGCAGAAGAATTGCAAATCCGAGGACTCATGGGG GTCAGCAGCCACTTTGTGGAGGAGGAGGGGGCGACGCTGCCCGAGGAAAGTCCCCCGGAGCACGTTGAAGCGAGCAATGAAGCCGAGGTTGCCGACAGAGAGCCAGGCACCTCGGAAGTTATCGAACCAAGAAGCTCTGATGAAATG GGCCAGGATGAAGATGAGGCGAAAGGTACAGTAAACTTGACCAAATACGACGACAAGAAACGCAGGTGCAGAAGAAAGTCGTGCAGAAAAGATTACAG CGAGGAGGCGCTCGCCGCCGCGCTGGAGGAGCTGAGGGCCGGCCGGTCCCTGGTCAGCACGGCGGGAGAGCACGGCATCCCGCGCTCCACACTGTACGTGCGGGCTCGCTCCCAGGGCATCCAGCTGGCCgtgtgtcgccggggccaccgcGGGGACCGGGTGCAGGCGGCCATCAAGGCGGTCACAG ACGGGGCGAGCCTGCAGAGGGCGGCGGAGCAGTACCAGATCCCCAAGACGGTGCTGTGGAGGAACGTGCGCAAGCAGCTGGGGGCCCGGCCCCCCCCGGCGGGCCCCGCCGGCCTCCGCAGGAAGACCTACGACGAGGAGAAGAGGCGAGCCGCGGTCCGGGCCCTAGAGCAGGGCGACAACCTCACCCGGGTCTCCCACCAGTACCAG ATCCCGAAGACCACGCTGTTCCGCGAGAAGACGCGCCTGGTGGAGACGGGACGCCTGCCCTGGTCCTGCCTGAAGCGGCGGGGGCCGTACCTGGACTGCTTCAAGCGGAGCCGGCTGGGGGAGGCAGTGGCCGCCTGCCAGGACGGCAGGATGTCGCAGGCCGCGGCGTCCGTCACTTTCCAG GTCCCCAAGACCACGATCTGGCGTCGCCTGCAGGAGCGGGGCGGGGGCAGCGGCCACCCGGGGCGCCGCGGCGGGACGCTGAAGGTGGAGGCGGTTGACGAGGACGAGCCGGCCCCCGTGCAGCAGTTCGCGTTCTCCCAG AGTGAGACTGAAGAAACTGAAGAACCTGAAACTGTGGATAGTGAAAACATTGAAATTGTAGGTAGTGACAATATTACTGATGAAAATGAGAGCATGGCTAACGAAGATGTGACTTGA
- the LOC134538153 gene encoding uncharacterized protein LOC134538153 isoform X1: MPTNFKARPGLASRSAAGCQMYDHGAGARAPGECCFKWGDYPADVANMFLEVLRAQCMVDVTVCAEGRHLHAHRIVLSACSAYLQEILSCTDDAHPVLILSGISFDDVQSVIEFMYQGEISVGADRIKSVLNTAEELQIRGLMGVSSHFVEEEGATLPEESPPEHVEASNEAEVADREPGTSEVIEPRSSDEMGQDEDEAKGTVNLTKYDDKKRRCRRKSCRKDYSEEALAAALEELRAGRSLVSTAGEHGIPRSTLYVRARSQGIQLAVCRRGHRGDRVQAAIKAVTDGASLQRAAEQYQIPKTVLWRNVRKQLGARPPPAGPAGLRRKTYDEEKRRAAVRALEQGDNLTRVSHQYQIPKTTLFREKTRLVETGRLPWSCLKRRGPYLDCFKRSRLGEAVAACQDGRMSQAAASVTFQVPKTTIWRRLQERGGGSGHPGRRGGTLKVEAVDEDEPAPVQQFAFSQVGGHIPVTYVQGSEFGEASLIILDPGRIAVEGSGRVAAEPPSETEETEEPETVDSENIEIVGSDNITDENESMANEDVT, from the exons ATGCCAACCAATTTCAAG GCGAGACCAGGGCTCGCGTCCCGAAGCGCAGCGGGCTGCCAGATGTACGACCACGGGGCGGGCGCGAGGGCGCCCGGGGAGTGCTGCTTCAAGTGGGGCGACTACCCCGCGGACGTGGCCAACATGTTTCTGGAGGTGCTCCGGGCGCAGTGCATGGTGGACGTCACGGTCTGCGCGGAGGGACGCCACCTGCATGCTCACCGCATCGTGCTCTCCGCCTGCAGCGCGTACCTGCAG GAGATTCTGTCTTGCACTGACGATGCCCATCCTGTCCTCATTTTGAGTGGGATCAGTTTTGACGACGTTCAGTCAGTTATCGAATTCATGTATCAGGGAGAGATCAGCGTTGGAGCCGATCGCATAAAGTCTGTCTTAAATACAGCAGAAGAATTGCAAATCCGAGGACTCATGGGG GTCAGCAGCCACTTTGTGGAGGAGGAGGGGGCGACGCTGCCCGAGGAAAGTCCCCCGGAGCACGTTGAAGCGAGCAATGAAGCCGAGGTTGCCGACAGAGAGCCAGGCACCTCGGAAGTTATCGAACCAAGAAGCTCTGATGAAATG GGCCAGGATGAAGATGAGGCGAAAGGTACAGTAAACTTGACCAAATACGACGACAAGAAACGCAGGTGCAGAAGAAAGTCGTGCAGAAAAGATTACAG CGAGGAGGCGCTCGCCGCCGCGCTGGAGGAGCTGAGGGCCGGCCGGTCCCTGGTCAGCACGGCGGGAGAGCACGGCATCCCGCGCTCCACACTGTACGTGCGGGCTCGCTCCCAGGGCATCCAGCTGGCCgtgtgtcgccggggccaccgcGGGGACCGGGTGCAGGCGGCCATCAAGGCGGTCACAG ACGGGGCGAGCCTGCAGAGGGCGGCGGAGCAGTACCAGATCCCCAAGACGGTGCTGTGGAGGAACGTGCGCAAGCAGCTGGGGGCCCGGCCCCCCCCGGCGGGCCCCGCCGGCCTCCGCAGGAAGACCTACGACGAGGAGAAGAGGCGAGCCGCGGTCCGGGCCCTAGAGCAGGGCGACAACCTCACCCGGGTCTCCCACCAGTACCAG ATCCCGAAGACCACGCTGTTCCGCGAGAAGACGCGCCTGGTGGAGACGGGACGCCTGCCCTGGTCCTGCCTGAAGCGGCGGGGGCCGTACCTGGACTGCTTCAAGCGGAGCCGGCTGGGGGAGGCAGTGGCCGCCTGCCAGGACGGCAGGATGTCGCAGGCCGCGGCGTCCGTCACTTTCCAG GTCCCCAAGACCACGATCTGGCGTCGCCTGCAGGAGCGGGGCGGGGGCAGCGGCCACCCGGGGCGCCGCGGCGGGACGCTGAAGGTGGAGGCGGTTGACGAGGACGAGCCGGCCCCCGTGCAGCAGTTCGCGTTCTCCCAG GTCGGAGGCCACATCCCCGTCACGTACGTGCAGGGGTCAGAGTTCGGGGAGGCGTCGCTCATCATCCTGGACCCGGGGAGGATCGCCGTCGAGGGGAGCGGCCGCGTGGCGGCGGAGCCCCCC AGTGAGACTGAAGAAACTGAAGAACCTGAAACTGTGGATAGTGAAAACATTGAAATTGTAGGTAGTGACAATATTACTGATGAAAATGAGAGCATGGCTAACGAAGATGTGACTTGA
- the LOC134538153 gene encoding uncharacterized protein LOC134538153 isoform X2, producing the protein MYDHGAGARAPGECCFKWGDYPADVANMFLEVLRAQCMVDVTVCAEGRHLHAHRIVLSACSAYLQEILSCTDDAHPVLILSGISFDDVQSVIEFMYQGEISVGADRIKSVLNTAEELQIRGLMGVSSHFVEEEGATLPEESPPEHVEASNEAEVADREPGTSEVIEPRSSDEMGQDEDEAKGTVNLTKYDDKKRRCRRKSCRKDYSEEALAAALEELRAGRSLVSTAGEHGIPRSTLYVRARSQGIQLAVCRRGHRGDRVQAAIKAVTDGASLQRAAEQYQIPKTVLWRNVRKQLGARPPPAGPAGLRRKTYDEEKRRAAVRALEQGDNLTRVSHQYQIPKTTLFREKTRLVETGRLPWSCLKRRGPYLDCFKRSRLGEAVAACQDGRMSQAAASVTFQVPKTTIWRRLQERGGGSGHPGRRGGTLKVEAVDEDEPAPVQQFAFSQVGGHIPVTYVQGSEFGEASLIILDPGRIAVEGSGRVAAEPPSETEETEEPETVDSENIEIVGSDNITDENESMANEDVT; encoded by the exons ATGTACGACCACGGGGCGGGCGCGAGGGCGCCCGGGGAGTGCTGCTTCAAGTGGGGCGACTACCCCGCGGACGTGGCCAACATGTTTCTGGAGGTGCTCCGGGCGCAGTGCATGGTGGACGTCACGGTCTGCGCGGAGGGACGCCACCTGCATGCTCACCGCATCGTGCTCTCCGCCTGCAGCGCGTACCTGCAG GAGATTCTGTCTTGCACTGACGATGCCCATCCTGTCCTCATTTTGAGTGGGATCAGTTTTGACGACGTTCAGTCAGTTATCGAATTCATGTATCAGGGAGAGATCAGCGTTGGAGCCGATCGCATAAAGTCTGTCTTAAATACAGCAGAAGAATTGCAAATCCGAGGACTCATGGGG GTCAGCAGCCACTTTGTGGAGGAGGAGGGGGCGACGCTGCCCGAGGAAAGTCCCCCGGAGCACGTTGAAGCGAGCAATGAAGCCGAGGTTGCCGACAGAGAGCCAGGCACCTCGGAAGTTATCGAACCAAGAAGCTCTGATGAAATG GGCCAGGATGAAGATGAGGCGAAAGGTACAGTAAACTTGACCAAATACGACGACAAGAAACGCAGGTGCAGAAGAAAGTCGTGCAGAAAAGATTACAG CGAGGAGGCGCTCGCCGCCGCGCTGGAGGAGCTGAGGGCCGGCCGGTCCCTGGTCAGCACGGCGGGAGAGCACGGCATCCCGCGCTCCACACTGTACGTGCGGGCTCGCTCCCAGGGCATCCAGCTGGCCgtgtgtcgccggggccaccgcGGGGACCGGGTGCAGGCGGCCATCAAGGCGGTCACAG ACGGGGCGAGCCTGCAGAGGGCGGCGGAGCAGTACCAGATCCCCAAGACGGTGCTGTGGAGGAACGTGCGCAAGCAGCTGGGGGCCCGGCCCCCCCCGGCGGGCCCCGCCGGCCTCCGCAGGAAGACCTACGACGAGGAGAAGAGGCGAGCCGCGGTCCGGGCCCTAGAGCAGGGCGACAACCTCACCCGGGTCTCCCACCAGTACCAG ATCCCGAAGACCACGCTGTTCCGCGAGAAGACGCGCCTGGTGGAGACGGGACGCCTGCCCTGGTCCTGCCTGAAGCGGCGGGGGCCGTACCTGGACTGCTTCAAGCGGAGCCGGCTGGGGGAGGCAGTGGCCGCCTGCCAGGACGGCAGGATGTCGCAGGCCGCGGCGTCCGTCACTTTCCAG GTCCCCAAGACCACGATCTGGCGTCGCCTGCAGGAGCGGGGCGGGGGCAGCGGCCACCCGGGGCGCCGCGGCGGGACGCTGAAGGTGGAGGCGGTTGACGAGGACGAGCCGGCCCCCGTGCAGCAGTTCGCGTTCTCCCAG GTCGGAGGCCACATCCCCGTCACGTACGTGCAGGGGTCAGAGTTCGGGGAGGCGTCGCTCATCATCCTGGACCCGGGGAGGATCGCCGTCGAGGGGAGCGGCCGCGTGGCGGCGGAGCCCCCC AGTGAGACTGAAGAAACTGAAGAACCTGAAACTGTGGATAGTGAAAACATTGAAATTGTAGGTAGTGACAATATTACTGATGAAAATGAGAGCATGGCTAACGAAGATGTGACTTGA